The following are from one region of the Vitis riparia cultivar Riparia Gloire de Montpellier isolate 1030 chromosome 14, EGFV_Vit.rip_1.0, whole genome shotgun sequence genome:
- the LOC117931367 gene encoding pentatricopeptide repeat-containing protein At3g02490, mitochondrial-like, producing MRNQWRLLLLRTHSRSPLSISHIFSHFPVKSDHSSQTLRFFSSFLQGHSHHCVIDSTELRNFSVPRSRSFSSELALEDKGLDHVVFTDIFSKPKGFDEIKNEVESSDIVVSHELVLKVLENLESNPEVARRVFDWVLRAESERLSSKSYNLMLGILGSNGFVREFWDLVEVMNKRGYGVSKAAYVKALEKFEKEALESDLEKLRGLFASGSVDNSIQKICSRVSKIIRSEVWGDNVEGQLHNLKVTFSGDLVAMVLENLGLEPMKALIFFRWVEESDLIKHDKQTYNAMLRVLGREDCIERFWKVADEMRNAGYEMEVATYVKVVGRFYKRKMIKEVVDLYEFAMSGANKPSMYDCTFLLRKIVVSKVLDISLFSRVVRTYTEGGNILTKSMLDAVLKSLTSVGRFGECNKLLKAMEEGGYVVGSGMQNKIAFGLSSARKTDEANEFMNNMEDSDCRPNYRTWSSLIEGYCVAGDLDKASDCFQKMVEKEGVSYAGYAFEVLVNAYCCKGRSVDACGLLCDLASKEKFKPWHSTYKLLISKLLVQGGFQAALNLLGLMKDHEFPPFLDPFIEYVSRTGTGDDAITFLRAMTVKRFPSTSVFLRTFEAFFKAGRHNEAQDFLSKCPGYIRNHADVLNLFYTMKSGEAAMAA from the coding sequence ATGAGAAATCAATGGCGCTTGCTTCTACTCCGCACCCACTCTCGCTCGCCGCTCTCCATTTCCCACATTTTCTCGCATTTTCCGGTAAAATCTGATCACTCTTCCCAAACACTCcgtttcttttcttcatttctccAGGGACACTCTCATCACTGCGTGATTGATTCCACTGAGTTAAGAAATTTTAGTGTCCCTAGGTCTCGGAGCTTCTCTTCTGAGCTGGCCCTCGAAGACAAGGGTCTGGATCACGTTGTTTTCACTGATATTTTCTCTAAACCGAAAGGTTTTGATGAGATTAAGAACGAAGTGGAGTCTAGTGATATTGTGGTCAGCCACGAGTTGGTGTTGAAGGTATTGGAAAATCTGGAATCGAATCCTGAAGTGGCGAGGAGGGTTTTTGATTGGGTTCTGAGGGCTGAGAGTGAGAGACTGAGCTCCAAGTCGTATAATTTGATGTTGGGTATTTTGGGTAGTAACGGGTTTGTGCGTGAGTTCTGGGATTTGGTTGAGGTTATGAACAAGAGAGGGTATGGAGTGTCCAAGGCAGCTTATGTGAAAGCAttggaaaaatttgaaaaagaggCGTTGGAGAGTGATCTGGAAAAGTTGAGAGGGCTGTTTGCATCGGGATCTGTAGATAATTCCATACAGAAGATTTGCTCAAGGGTTAGTAAGATAATTAGAAGTGAGGTGTGGGGGGACAATGTTGAAGGGCAATTGCACAATTTAAAAGTTACATTTTCAGGTGACTTGGTTGCCATGGTGTTGGAGAATCTTGGACTGGAGCCAATGAAAGCATTGATATTTTTTCGCTGGGTTGAGGAGAGTGACTTGATCAAGCATGATAAGCAGACTTATAATGCTATGCTGAGGGTTTTGGGTAGAGAGGATTGCATTGAGAGGTTCTGGAAGGTTGCTGATGAAATGAGGAATGCTGGATATGAAATGGAGGTGGCAACATATGTTAAAGTTGTAGGGAGGTTTTACAAGCGGAAAATGATAAAGGAAGTGGTGGATTTATATGAATTTGCAATGAGTGGTGCAAACAAGCCTTCTATGTATGATTGTACCTTTCTTTTACGGAAAATAGTTGTGAGTAAGGTTTTAGACATTAGTTTGTTTTCAAGAGTTGTGAGGACTTATACAGAGGGTGGGAATATATTGACAAAATCTATGCTTGATGCAGTTCTCAAATCTTTAACCAGTGTTGGTAGATTTGGGGAGTGCAATAAGCTCTTGAAAGCAATGGAAGAAGGTGGGTATGTAGTTGGTAGTGGCATGCAGAATAAAATTGCCTTTGGGCTTAGCAGTGCTCGGAAAACAGATGAAGCTAATGAGTTTATGAATAATATGGAGGATTCGGATTGTCGTCCAAATTACAGAACATGGTCCTCTTTAATTGAAGGATACTGTGTAGCAGGGGATCTTGATAAAGCTTCTGATTGTTTCcaaaaaatggttgaaaaggAGGGGGTTTCTTATGCTGGTTATGCTTTTGAAGTGTTGGTAAATGCATATTGCTGTAAAGGCAGATCTGTAGATGCATGTGGACTTCTTTGTGATCTTGCCAGTAAAGAGAAGTTTAAACCTTGGCATAGTACGTATAAACTGTTGATAAGCAAGTTGTTGGTCCAGGGGGGATTTCAAGCAGCTTTGAATCTTTTGGGTTTGATGAAAGATCATGAGTTCCCACCTTTCTTAGACCCATTCATCGAGTATGTTTCAAGAACTGGAACTGGTGATGATGCTATTACTTTCCTGAGAGCCATGACTGTGAAGAGGTTTCCATCTACATCCGTGTTCCTCCGTACGTTTGAGGCATTTTTCAAGGCTGGAAGGCACAATGAAGCACAAGATTTCCTTTCCAAATGCCCAGGCTACATCCGTAACCATGCTGATGTTCTGAATCTCTTTTATACCATGAAATCTGGAGAAGCTGCCATGGCTGCTTAG